The Geothrix oryzae DNA window CGGCGTGGGTGCGGTTGCCCTTCAGGGCGCTGAGGGTGGAGAGCAGCCAGAAGCGCTCGAGTTCAGGCAGGCTCAGGCCCAAGGGGAGCACCACGGGGGTACCCATGGGCACGCCGACGAGGGGCTTCTGGGGATCGGCGATCACGGCACCGGCGGGCGCGGTACCGGGGGGGGCGGCCGCCGTTTCGCGCCGGGCGGGTGCCGCCGCGCTGCTGGCGGCGGGGGGCGCCCAGGGCTCGATGGCCAGGCTTTCGGGGGGGTCGTCGGGCAGATCCTCGAAAGCTTCGGCCGGCAGCAGCCAGCGGAGGTCCTGCTGGCTGAGGCGGCGGCCCTGGCTCAGCACCACGCAGCGCTGGATGACATTCTCCAGCTCGCGGATGTTGCCGGCCCAGGGATGGCGCGTGAGGGCGGCGAAGAAGCTGGGGACCAGCTCGGGCACGGGGCGCTCGTTCTCCCGGGCGTACCGCTCGGCGAAGTGGGAGGCCAACAGGTTCAGGTCACCCGGCCGGTCGCGCAGGGGGGGCAGGTCCAGGGGGATCACATTCAGGCGGTAGTAGAGGTCCTCGCGGAAGCGCCCGGCCTTCACCTCGGCCTGGAGGTCGCGGTTGGTGAGCGCGATGAGCCGCACATCCACGGGAATGGGACGGGTGCCGCCCAGGCGGTCCACCGTGCGCTCCTGAAGCACGCGCAGCAGCTTGCCCTGGAGTCCCAGCGGCAGCTCGCCCACTTCGTCCAGCACCAGGGTGCCGCCGTCGGCCTGCTCGAAGCGCCCGGCCTTGGTGCCCGTGGCGCCGGTGAAGGCGCCCTTCTCGTAACCGAACAGCTCGGATTCCAGCAGGTTCTCGGGGATGGCCGCGCAGTTGATGGCCACGAAGGGGCCGCTGCGGCGCGGGCTGGAGCCGTGGATGAGCTTGGCCAGCAGCTCCTTGCCGGTGCCGCTTTCGGCCTGGATGAGGATGGTGGCGCGGCTGTCCGCGGCCCGGCGGGCCAGGGCCAGCGTCTCGCCCAGCACGGGATCCTGGGTGAGGATCACCGGGGCCTGGGCCGGCTCTTCGGCCTTGAGGTGGCCCTCGGACTTGAGCGCCTTGTTCAGGGCGAGGGTGAGTTCCTCGGGGCTGAAGGGCTTGGAGAGGAAGTCGAAGGCGCCCAGGCGCATGGCCTCCCGTGCGGTCTCCAGGCTGCCGAACGCAGTGATGAGCAGGACGGGCAGGGCCGGGTCCACCGCCTTGAGGCGGGCCGTGAGCTGCAGGCCGTCCATGCCGGGCATGCGCAGGTCCGTGACCACGGCATCGTAGGCGCCGGGCCGCACCATGCGCAGGGCCTCCTCGCCGCCCCGGGCCTGTTCCGCGAAGAACCCGGACCGTTTGAGGCTCATGGCCATGCCATCCCGCATCCCGGGATCGTCGTCCACCACCAGCACCCGAAGGGGAGTCGCCATAGCTCAGCATCCAGACGGCCATGACGGCCGCTCCACCTGTTATCGGGTGCCGGGGCCGGGACTGGAGTTTTGGGGGGGGCGGCGCTTCCGGAGTCGCTGGGGGAGGTCCCCAGCGCCGGATTCGCCCCGGACGGGATCGCCGTGGCGGCGGATGAGCAGGTAGAGCTGGCGGCGGCTCACCCCGAGGCGCGCGGCGGCCTCCACCCGGTTCCCGTAGGCCCGGCGCAGGGCGCGATGCAGGAGGAAGCGCTCCAGTTCATGCAGGTTGGTGGCCAGGTCCTCGGCTTCGAAGCGCGGCGGCCCCGCGGGACCGGGCTCGGGCAGCTGACCCAGCAGCTTCCAGCGCAGGATCCGGTTCCGCAGTTCCCGCAGGTTGCCCGGGCAGGGCAGGGTGCCCAGGGCCGGGGGCAGAGGCCCCTCCAGGCCCTCCTCGACGGCGAGGGCTGCCAGGAGGGCCGGAATGGCCTCGGGATGCTCCTCCACCTCCGGCAGGGCCAGATCCAGGCAGGCGAGCCCCTCGGGGGCCGGGTGCCGGGCGGCGATCACGCCCCCTGGATGGGTGGTGAGCCAGGTCCCCGCATCGGGTTCCTCCCCGGCTTCGATCCACGGCGCCCCGCGGCGCCGGGCGAGCTCGGCCGCCAGCGTGGAGACGCCGGAGCCCGCGGGGCCGTGAACCCACAGCCCTTCGGCGCGGGCCACCAGCGCGTCCAGATGGGCGCCCCAGCGGGCATGGCCCGGCAACAGCGGGAGGGGGATCAGAAGGGCTCCATGGTTCCGTCCATCTTGGGCGGGTGTGGTGCCAGGGCCAAGGGGCGCGAGGGTCTGTTTTGACAACAGACCCTAGTAAGTCCAGGTCAGCGAGCAGCCCGTTTCCTTGGCGAGCTTTTCCGCCAGGTCGGGATCGTGCTTCAGGCGCAGATCCCGGCTGGCCCTCACGCGAGCCACGAGGCCCTCCTTGGAGCGGTATTCGAAGGTCACAGGGAGGTCGCCCCGGTGGTCACCCAGGAGGGCGGCCAGGCGCGGGGGGCATTCCCCTGGGGGCAGGCGCACCAGGGCGCCCGTGAAACCCTGGCCCTGGAAGCGTTCCAGGGGCTCGAGCAGGGTGGCGAAGACCTTCACCACGGTCTGCTCCTCTTCTTCTTCGGAGTCGCCGTTGCCATTGCCGTTGCCGTTGGCCTGGATCGTCTCCACCCGCAGCTCGCCCGTGATGCGCAGCATGGCCTCGGGCAGGGCGAGGTGGCCGTACTGCTCGAAGGGCCGCCGGCCGGGCTTCTTGGTGACGGGGTCCCACTTACTGGCCATGAGCAGCACTTCCATCTTGCCGGCGGGATCCTCCACCTGGAGGATGGCCCAGGGCTCGCCCTTCTGGTTGGTCTTGAAGGCCACGGTGGAGACCATGGCACCCAGCGTCACCTCATTCCGGTCGCGCAGGCGGCCCGAGGCCACATCCTCCAGGATCTTCGACAGGGTGCCGTGGGTGTGCACCTGGATGGCGTCGGCGAACTCCTCGAGGGGGTGCCCGCTGACGAAGAGGCCCAGCACCTCCCGTTCGGCGGCCAGCCGCGTCTTGCGGTCCCAGGGCTCGACATTCTCGGGCACGCGCCAATCTTCGCTGAGGCTGGCCAGCTCCGCGTCGTCGAAGAGGCTGGTCATGCCCTCGTCGCCGCCGCTGCGGGAGGCCGCGGACACCGCTCCGGGCAGGCCCTCGATGAGGGCGGCCCGGTTGGGCTCCAGGCTGTCGAAGGCCCCGGCCTTGATGAGGGATTCCCACACCTTGCGGTTGGCCTTCTGCAGGTCGGTGCTCTTCAGCGCATGGAAGAGGTCCTTGAAGCCGCCTTCGGCCTCGCGGGCCTCGAGGATGGCCTGGAGCGCCGCCTCCCCGAGTCCTTTGACCGCGGCAAATCCGAAGCGGATCTGCCGTTCGGAGGTGGCGGTGAAGTCCAGCGCCGACTGGTTGATGTCGGGGCCCAGCACCTCGATGCCCCGCTCCCGGCAGTTCTGCACATACTTCGCCACATCGTCCGTGCGTCCCGACTTGGTGGACAGCAGGCCCGCCATGAACTCCACGGGGTAGTTGGCCTTCAGGTAGGCGGTCTCGTAGGCCACCATGGCGTAGGCGGCGCTGTGGCTCTTGTTGAAGCCGTAGCCGGCGAAGTACTCGATGAGATCGAACATCTCCGCGACCTTGGCCTTGTCGTAGCCGCGGGCGGCGCCCTGTTCGATGAACTTGGTCTTCTCCTTCGCCATCTTCTCTTTGTCCTTCTTGCCCATGGCGCGGCGCAGCATGTCGGCTTCGCCCAGGGAGTAGCCGGCGACGAGGCTGGCGATCTGCATGACCTGTTCCTGGTAGAGGATCACGCCGTAGGTGGGAGCGAGGATGGGCTCCAGATCCGGGAACATGTAGGTCACGGGCTCGCGGCCATGCCGGCGCTCCACATAGGTCGTGCCCATGCCCGCGCCCAGGGGGCCGGGACGGAAGAGAGCGTTGAGCGCGATGAGATCGTCGAAGCGGTCGGGGCCCAGCTGGCGCAGCAGCTGCTTCATGCCCCCGGACTCGAACTGGAAGACCCCGTCCGTGTCCCCGGCGGCGAAGAGCTCGAAGGTCTTCCGGTCGTCGAAGGTGCGGATGGTGGTCATGTCCTTGGGCTGGCCGTGGCGCCGGGCGATGACCTCCTGCGTCTTCGCGATCTGAGTGAGCGTCTCCAGGCCCAGGAAGTCCATCTTCAGCAGGCCCGCCCGCTCGGCCTCGATCATGGTGTACTGCACCATCACCTTCTTGTCCTTGTCCATGCTGAGCGGCGCGAACTGCGTCAGCTCATCCGGCGCGATGATCACCCCCGCCGCGTGGACGCCGGTGTTGCGGGACAGGCCCTCGAGGCGCGCCGAGATGTCGAGGATGTTCCTCACCTCGGGGTCGCTCTCGTACAGTTCGCGCAGCTTGTCGCTCTTCTCGAGCGCCTCGCCGACGGTGATGGGCTTGCCGGGCTCCTGCGGCACCAGCTTGGTGAGGTTGTTGGCGAAGGCGAAATCCTTCTCGAAGACCCGCGCCACATCCTTGATCACGGCCTTGGTCTTGAGCTGGTTGATGGTGACGATGTTGCTCACCTTGTCCTGGCCGTACTTCTCGGTGACATAGTCGATGACCTTCTGCCGGCCGTCGCGGCAGAAGTCGATGTCCACATCGGGCATGGACACGCGCTCCGGGTTCAGGAAGCGCTCGAACAGCAGATCGTACTGCATAGGATCGATGTCCGTGATCTTCATGGACCAGGCCACGATGCTGCCCGCCGCCGAGCCGCGGCCGGGGCCCACGGGTACGCCCATCTCCCGGGCCTTGCGGATGAAGTCCCAGACCAGGAGGAAGTAGCCCGGGAAGCCCATCTTCAGGATCATGTCGAGCTCGAAGGCCAGGCGCGCGCGGTATTCATCCTCTGCGTGCTTCAGCGCACCTGCCTGCCAAAGAGGCCGGCACTCCACCAAACGCTGCTCGAAAGTCTCCTTCGCCACATGCAGGAAGTAGGATTCGAGATCGTAGCCCTCGGGCACCGGGAAGCGGGGCGTGACGGGCTTCCGCGTGATGGGGAAGAGGTCGATCTTGGCGGCGATCTCGAGGGTGCGTTCCAGGTATTCCGGGTGGTCCGGGAAGACGGCCCGCATCTCCTCGGGCGTCTTCACGAAGAACTGATCGGTGGAGAAGCGCATGCGCTTCTCCTTGGCCTTGGTGGTCTTGGTGCCGATGCACAGGAGCGTGTCGTGCAGGTCGGCGTCCTCGTGGTTGAGGTAGTGGGCATCGTTGGTCGCCACCAGGGGAATGCCCAGCTTCTTCGCCAGCTCCATCTGATAGGGGATGATCTCCCTCTCCTTGTCGAAGCCCTGGTCCTGGATCTCCAGGTAGAAGTCCTCGCCGAAGATGTCGCGGAAATCACGGGAGACGCGCTCCGCCTGGTCCAGTCGGTTCTGGAGGATGCGCGCCTGCACCTCGCCGCCCAGGCAGGCCGACAGGGCGATGAGGCCCTCGCTGTGCTCGCGGAGGATGTCCTTGTCGATGCGGGGCTTGTAGTAGAACCCTTCGGTGAAGCCCGCCGATACCAGCTTCGAGAGGTTCGCGAAGCCCACGGGATTCTTGGCCAGCAGCACCAGGTGGTAGCCCGCGTCGCGCGATCCGCTGGGATCCACGCAGTCCTCCAGGCCCTCTTCACCGGTGGTGTTCTTGGCCTCGAGCTTGCGGTCGAAGCGGGTCTTGGGAGCCACATAGACTTCGCAGCCCAGGATGGGCTTCACCGCCCAGTTGCCCTCGGCATCCCTTGTCTTTTCGCAGGCGTCGTAGAGCTTCATCATGCCGAACATGTTCCCGTGGTCGGTGACGGCCACGGCGGGCATGCCGGAGGCCCGGCACTTCTTCACGAGATCGGGAATGCGGGTCAGGCCGTCGAGGAGCGAATGTTCGGTGTGCAGGTGGAGATGGGCGAAGCTCATGCAGCCATTCTCCGATGGAAGGTCCGCCCCGGGGCAAGTGCCCAGGGCTCAACAGGCTCCCGGGCCTTCAGCCTGCTTTTCGGCGGTCCGCGGGCTTTCGGGGCGCTCAGCGCCGGGACAGCAGATCCTGGAGGAGCTCCCGGAGGGGCCGCTCCTCCGTGGTCCCCTCCAGGCGGGCATGGGGGCCTTCGGTGGTGGGCCCCCCCACCTGCACCCAGCGGGGACGGCGGCGCTGGATGTCGCCTTCCCGCCAGACCGCGAGGATGCTGGGCTCCCGGGCCCAGATGAGGACGCTGGGGTAGGGCCCCTCCCGGGGCGGCATGGTGCCCCAGAGCTGAACCTCGGCGCCCCACTCCCGCAGCCAGGCCTGGACCCGGGCGGTGGAGGCCGGATCGTCCATGCCCAGGGCCACGGTCCAGCCGGAGAGGAAGCCCCGGGCGCCGGGCTGGGTCTCCCCATCGCGTTCGTACCATCCCAGCCGCTCGTGGTGGTAGAGGACGCGGGTCTTCAGCCGGTAGGGCACGCCGTCCACCGCCAGCAGCGGCAGGTCGGGGGACTCCCGCACCCGGTCGGCCCAGGTGGTTCCGAAGAGGTTCTCCATCAGCGCCGAGGGCCGGTCGGTGCGGAAGGCATTGCCCGGCACGAGGCTGCGCCAGACTTCCACCTCCGTCTCGGCCCGGTGGATGCGCGATTCCATGGCATGGACCACGAACCACTGCCAGGAGGTGCCGATGGCCATGGCGAGGATGACGAGGCTGAAACCCGAGAGGCGGATCTTCAGGCCGAAGAGGCTGTGGGCGGCGATCTCGATCACCACGGGCAGGGTGACCCCGATGAACCCCAGGAAGAGCCGGCGCCCCAGCGGATCCCCGTCCTGCTTGGCCCGCAGGGTCCAGTAGATGATGCAGCCGCAGCCCACGAGGTAGGTGGCGTTGTAGGCATGGTGGGCCCAGGCATCCGCCAGGCCGGGGTGGGGCAGCACCAGGTTGCGGACATAGTTGGGCACCATGCCCAGGGCGATCCACCCCGGGAACCGGGGAGGGATGTGGTTCGGGAAGAGCTTGGTGAGGGCCGTGCAGAGGGCGATGAAGCCGAAGACCACCAGCAGGCTCTGGGCCCGGTCCACCAGATCGGGGTTCATGCCGGGCAGGGTGCCCAGGGCCAGGACGCCATGCCGGCACCCCACCAGGAGGCAGGTGAGGGCCAGCCAGCCCATCATGCGGTCCCGCCGCGACAGGGCATCCGTGATGTAGCTGACGAACAGGGCCGCCAGAGCCCCGGTCTGCAGGGCATCGAGGAAGGG harbors:
- a CDS encoding sigma-54-dependent transcriptional regulator, with the translated sequence MATPLRVLVVDDDPGMRDGMAMSLKRSGFFAEQARGGEEALRMVRPGAYDAVVTDLRMPGMDGLQLTARLKAVDPALPVLLITAFGSLETAREAMRLGAFDFLSKPFSPEELTLALNKALKSEGHLKAEEPAQAPVILTQDPVLGETLALARRAADSRATILIQAESGTGKELLAKLIHGSSPRRSGPFVAINCAAIPENLLESELFGYEKGAFTGATGTKAGRFEQADGGTLVLDEVGELPLGLQGKLLRVLQERTVDRLGGTRPIPVDVRLIALTNRDLQAEVKAGRFREDLYYRLNVIPLDLPPLRDRPGDLNLLASHFAERYARENERPVPELVPSFFAALTRHPWAGNIRELENVIQRCVVLSQGRRLSQQDLRWLLPAEAFEDLPDDPPESLAIEPWAPPAASSAAAPARRETAAAPPGTAPAGAVIADPQKPLVGVPMGTPVVLPLGLSLPELERFWLLSTLSALKGNRTHAAEQLDIALRTVRNKINEYKADGYAIPASQRGRDED
- a CDS encoding helix-turn-helix domain-containing protein, which translates into the protein MPGHARWGAHLDALVARAEGLWVHGPAGSGVSTLAAELARRRGAPWIEAGEEPDAGTWLTTHPGGVIAARHPAPEGLACLDLALPEVEEHPEAIPALLAALAVEEGLEGPLPPALGTLPCPGNLRELRNRILRWKLLGQLPEPGPAGPPRFEAEDLATNLHELERFLLHRALRRAYGNRVEAAARLGVSRRQLYLLIRRHGDPVRGESGAGDLPQRLRKRRPPQNSSPGPGTR
- the dnaE gene encoding DNA polymerase III subunit alpha, whose amino-acid sequence is MSFAHLHLHTEHSLLDGLTRIPDLVKKCRASGMPAVAVTDHGNMFGMMKLYDACEKTRDAEGNWAVKPILGCEVYVAPKTRFDRKLEAKNTTGEEGLEDCVDPSGSRDAGYHLVLLAKNPVGFANLSKLVSAGFTEGFYYKPRIDKDILREHSEGLIALSACLGGEVQARILQNRLDQAERVSRDFRDIFGEDFYLEIQDQGFDKEREIIPYQMELAKKLGIPLVATNDAHYLNHEDADLHDTLLCIGTKTTKAKEKRMRFSTDQFFVKTPEEMRAVFPDHPEYLERTLEIAAKIDLFPITRKPVTPRFPVPEGYDLESYFLHVAKETFEQRLVECRPLWQAGALKHAEDEYRARLAFELDMILKMGFPGYFLLVWDFIRKAREMGVPVGPGRGSAAGSIVAWSMKITDIDPMQYDLLFERFLNPERVSMPDVDIDFCRDGRQKVIDYVTEKYGQDKVSNIVTINQLKTKAVIKDVARVFEKDFAFANNLTKLVPQEPGKPITVGEALEKSDKLRELYESDPEVRNILDISARLEGLSRNTGVHAAGVIIAPDELTQFAPLSMDKDKKVMVQYTMIEAERAGLLKMDFLGLETLTQIAKTQEVIARRHGQPKDMTTIRTFDDRKTFELFAAGDTDGVFQFESGGMKQLLRQLGPDRFDDLIALNALFRPGPLGAGMGTTYVERRHGREPVTYMFPDLEPILAPTYGVILYQEQVMQIASLVAGYSLGEADMLRRAMGKKDKEKMAKEKTKFIEQGAARGYDKAKVAEMFDLIEYFAGYGFNKSHSAAYAMVAYETAYLKANYPVEFMAGLLSTKSGRTDDVAKYVQNCRERGIEVLGPDINQSALDFTATSERQIRFGFAAVKGLGEAALQAILEAREAEGGFKDLFHALKSTDLQKANRKVWESLIKAGAFDSLEPNRAALIEGLPGAVSAASRSGGDEGMTSLFDDAELASLSEDWRVPENVEPWDRKTRLAAEREVLGLFVSGHPLEEFADAIQVHTHGTLSKILEDVASGRLRDRNEVTLGAMVSTVAFKTNQKGEPWAILQVEDPAGKMEVLLMASKWDPVTKKPGRRPFEQYGHLALPEAMLRITGELRVETIQANGNGNGNGDSEEEEEQTVVKVFATLLEPLERFQGQGFTGALVRLPPGECPPRLAALLGDHRGDLPVTFEYRSKEGLVARVRASRDLRLKHDPDLAEKLAKETGCSLTWTY